In one Dehalogenimonas formicexedens genomic region, the following are encoded:
- the tgt gene encoding tRNA guanosine(34) transglycosylase Tgt, translating to MSELSFKLEKPGNARAGILVTPHATVETPCFMPVGSQATVKTLTPDELKDLGYKLILANNYHLYLRPGTDVIASYGGIHKFMGWSGALLTDSGGYQVFSLSPLRKMSDEGVTFRSHIDGSEHFFSPELAIKYQEIFGADIIMALDECPPVEASRGAIESAVARTQAWALRCKSAKTRADQALFPIVQGGLHPDLRRRSAEGLIETGFPGYAIGGLAIGEAKDQTVEITAATTGVLPSDKPRYLMGVGSPEDIVRGVSAGIDMFDSALPTRVARNGALFTRRGRIDIANARYEGDKTPIETGCACYTCLNFSAGYVHHLFRAKELLAYRLATLHNLYFMRKLMRDIRQSILDERFDGFARNFLSDYTPTDEAVRLAQKRQWLQDRNQP from the coding sequence ATGTCTGAATTGTCTTTCAAGCTGGAAAAACCCGGTAATGCCCGAGCCGGCATTCTGGTTACGCCCCACGCCACCGTCGAAACCCCCTGTTTCATGCCGGTCGGGTCTCAGGCCACGGTCAAAACGCTGACCCCAGACGAACTTAAAGACCTAGGCTATAAGTTGATCCTCGCCAACAACTACCACCTTTATTTACGCCCGGGAACCGATGTTATCGCAAGTTATGGCGGAATTCACAAGTTCATGGGCTGGAGCGGCGCCCTCCTCACTGATTCGGGAGGCTACCAGGTGTTCTCCCTGTCGCCGCTTCGAAAAATGTCGGACGAGGGCGTTACCTTCCGCTCGCACATCGACGGCTCGGAGCACTTCTTCAGTCCCGAGCTGGCGATCAAATACCAGGAGATATTCGGCGCCGATATCATTATGGCTCTCGACGAATGCCCCCCGGTCGAAGCCAGCCGCGGGGCTATCGAGTCGGCGGTTGCCCGAACTCAGGCCTGGGCTCTTCGCTGCAAATCCGCCAAAACCCGCGCCGATCAGGCCCTGTTTCCGATTGTCCAGGGTGGACTTCACCCCGACCTCCGCCGCCGGTCAGCGGAGGGTTTGATCGAGACCGGCTTTCCCGGCTATGCCATTGGCGGTTTGGCCATCGGCGAAGCAAAAGACCAGACCGTTGAGATCACCGCCGCCACAACCGGGGTTCTTCCAAGCGATAAACCCCGCTACCTGATGGGTGTGGGCTCACCGGAGGACATTGTTCGAGGCGTCTCAGCCGGCATCGATATGTTCGATTCCGCCCTCCCTACCCGCGTCGCCCGGAACGGCGCCCTCTTCACCCGGCGGGGGCGCATAGACATTGCCAACGCCCGCTACGAAGGCGACAAAACCCCGATCGAAACCGGCTGCGCCTGCTACACCTGCCTGAATTTTTCTGCCGGTTATGTCCACCATTTGTTCCGTGCTAAAGAGTTGCTGGCCTACCGCCTGGCAACGCTCCATAACCTCTACTTCATGCGTAAATTGATGAGAGATATCCGTCAGTCAATTCTTGACGAACGTTTCGACGGCTTCGCACGGAACTTCCTGTCTGACTACACACCAACCGATGAAGCGGTGCGCCTGGCTCAGAAACGCCAGTGGCTCCAGGACCGTAACCAACCGTAG